In the genome of Moorena sp. SIOASIH, the window AAAGTAACTGCCACACCTAGCCCCAGTGCAAAGGCAATTAAGGTTTTCGATTGTTTTGACCACATGATTGATTGTCCTCCTTTAATTTTTGATGAGCTAAGCCCAGCCACAGATCCTCATCAGGATTAGCACTTGACCCCAATTGACAACATTTTTGCCACTGGGTAAGGGCTTTGGTTTTCTGGTTTTGTTTTTGATAAACCTGGGCTAATAAGCAGTGGGATGAACCTCGATTAGAGATTCGTTTACTACCTTCTTGACTACTTCCTAGAGAAACAGCACCCAGGATAAATTTCTCCGCTTCATACCAGCGCTGTTGCTTAAACCTTGCCCAACCCAAGTTTTTCATCAGGTCGTATTTAACTTTGATGCTTGCTTGCCCAGCCCTATCTAAACCGTCTAAGAGTAGGGGGATAGCTAAGGAAGGTTTGTTGTTAATAATATGCAAGCGACCTAAGTTGTTATAAGCTTTTACAAAATGGCCTTTTACGGCGAATTGGTATTGAGTTCTGGCTTTTTCAAACTGTTGTAAATCTTCGTAAACCAAAGCTAAGTTGTAGTGAGCTTTGACATTATCAGGATTAAGGGCTAAGGCTTGCTGATAGTGGGCTTCAGCACTGGCTAGTTGACCTTGCTTATAGTTTTCAAAACCTCTTTTATTGGAGAAATTAGAAAAATTGGGCAGATAAAAGTTAAAACCTAGTAAGATTAGCAGTAATAACTCCGTCGCCCCGAGCTGGGCTTCCGCATGAAAATGCTTGGGAATACCCAGTCGGATTAATAATTTATCAAATCCTTCTTGTCCGGTTTCCGTTAGTTCGCTTATCGCTTGTAATAAGGTCAAAAGACTAGGAAAAGCAATTGCTACTGCTCCCGCAAATCCAGTGCCTGCTATCAGAAAACGAGGCAGAAGGTCGATTAACAAGCCAAGATTCGCCGTCCAGCCAGCAATGCTCAATCCTCGCCATAACCAATCCCACCATTGCCAGCGGGCAAGCTCCGGTTCTGTTTCTAAATGCCACCACCAAGCTGTGTCTGGGGGTTCCAAACTAGTTCGCCAGCTAGAAAAATCAATAACTTTGCTGATCTGCCAAGCATTTTGTTTGAGGCGCACATCCAAGGCAACAAGCTTTTTTTGTTGGTGATAAGAAGGGTAAACTTGTGCCTGACCAGCAGCGTGAACAAAATCCCTAGCATTTAAAACTGCTAGAATTTGCTCTTCAGACATCGGTGATGCTGAATCTTCCAGGTTATCAAGGGCTATTTCGTAAGTCTTGAGAGCCTCATCTAAGGGAGGAGTAGTCATTTACTTTGTGGGTCAAAGATATAAAAATTAAACGTAAGCATTCAGCTAATGCACTACCTGCTGAATGCTGAGTGCTGATAGCTGATTTTTCAGTATCTATAGACTTATCCGGCTAACCACCAACAGTTATGCAGGAAACTTTCAATACCAGGTTGATCTCCCACAGGACTTACCCACCAAGACCCTTAACATCCCGTTTCTCCTTATAAGTCAAAAGCTGAAATCGGTATATAGCATTTCTTAAATAGGTGAGGTACACAAGTTGTGGATTAATGGAAATAGGGAATAGGGAACTAGGGAATGACTTTTTTGAAGTGTCGTCTGTTGCTTGATGTACTTTTGCTGCTCCAATATCAGCCATACCAACTGCTCCCTTGCCAGTTGTTTGAGGGCTTTTGGCTCTAGCTTGTTCAGTGCGAGTTCTCTGCTCATGCTGTTAGGTTACCGATTTTTTCAGTTTTGTCAACCCCCCTCACCTGAATTCTTACAATTAAACTTAATTGTTCTTCCAACTTATATATTTTATTTTATAGATTTGTACTACTAAGCTCGAAAAGCTTGACTGTAAGCATTCAGCGGTCAGCCGTCAGCGGTCAGCCGTCAGCGGTCAGCCGTCAGCCAAGGGCATCAGCTGATAGCACCTCAAGTAACGTGGCACAGGCTTTGGCCTTGGCCTTTAGGCCACGCTACGCGAATGGCCAC includes:
- a CDS encoding tetratricopeptide repeat protein, which codes for MTTPPLDEALKTYEIALDNLEDSASPMSEEQILAVLNARDFVHAAGQAQVYPSYHQQKKLVALDVRLKQNAWQISKVIDFSSWRTSLEPPDTAWWWHLETEPELARWQWWDWLWRGLSIAGWTANLGLLIDLLPRFLIAGTGFAGAVAIAFPSLLTLLQAISELTETGQEGFDKLLIRLGIPKHFHAEAQLGATELLLLILLGFNFYLPNFSNFSNKRGFENYKQGQLASAEAHYQQALALNPDNVKAHYNLALVYEDLQQFEKARTQYQFAVKGHFVKAYNNLGRLHIINNKPSLAIPLLLDGLDRAGQASIKVKYDLMKNLGWARFKQQRWYEAEKFILGAVSLGSSQEGSKRISNRGSSHCLLAQVYQKQNQKTKALTQWQKCCQLGSSANPDEDLWLGLAHQKLKEDNQSCGQNNRKP